The genomic region CACACGAGGTTGTCCAGGCCCTTGGTGCGGGTGAAGTAGTTGAACATGTAGTTCCACAGGCGGTTGTACTGGCCGCCGCCTTCCTTGCTCCACCAGAACCAGGTGCCACCGGCTTCGTGGAAGGGACGCCAGATCACCGCCGCGCCCGCGTTCTCCAGCTGCTGGAGCATCGCCGCTGCCTGGTCCAGCCGTTGCATGAACGACTGGTGTTCTGCCGTGCCGGGCGCGAGCACCGCGTTGATCGACACCTGCATCTGGGTGCCTTCGTAGGTGTCCGGCTTGGTCGGCGCGCCCATGTGGTAGCCGATCATGGGGATGCCGCCCGCGTTCCACCAGGCGATGGCGCGCGGTGCGAGATCCTTGGAGTCACCGAAGTCCAAGGCCCGGATCGCCGGATGTTTGCCGGTGTTGTTCCGAATGTGGTTGATCTCGTAGTCCGGACCGCCGATCCAGGTGGACTCCTGCTGACCGGAGATGATGTGGTTGCCGTACTGCGACTGGATGTAGCACAGCAACTTGCGTGCTTGTGCGGACGCGTTCGGGTTCACCGGGTTGGTCGCGCACGGCTGCGGACCGGGCACGGTCGAGCCGACCCTGAACGCCTGGTTCGACTGGCCGTTGCAGGTCCAGGTGACCACTGCCGTGCCGTTGGCGGTGGCCTGGTTCTGCACGTCCAGGCAGAGGCCGGACTGAGTGGCGGTGATGCTGCCGTTGGCGTTGAGCCGGAACTTCTGGTTCGTGCCGCCGGTGCAGGTGTGGATCGTCAGCCGGGTGCCCGGTGTCGTGGACTGGTTGGGCACGTCCAGGCAGCGTGCGCCGCCGAACACCCGCAGCTCCCCGGAAGCGGAGAAGTCCCAGGCCTGGTTGGACTGGCTGTTGCAGTCCCAGATGTCCACCGCCGTACCGACGGCTTGGGAGGCTCCGACCACGTCCAGGCACCTGCCCGACGCCACGCCCACGAGCGGAGCGGGCGCGGCGACGGCCGGGGCTGCGATCAGGGTCAACGCCGGTAGGGCGAGCACAACAGCGAGCAGAGCGCTGCCGGTACGTCGTAAGGCGCGCATGCGATCTCCTTAGATCAACGCGAAGGCGTGCGAAAGGGACGATGGGAACGTCGAGGTACCGCCGGGGCGGCAGGAGGCGGTGGCGTCGGCCGACCGGCAGGAGCGCCGGGGTCAGGCGGTGAATCGGAAGTGGACGGTGCGGTTGTACTGGCCGCCGGCCATGAACTTCTGCCCTTCGGGGCCGAGGGTGTCTGCGGTGTGGAACTTGTTGCCGATGGCCGGGATGGCGTCGAGCAGAGATATCCCGCCGCTGGGAAAGGGCGCGGTGGCGCTCATCGGGCTGGCTCCGACGTCGGGGGTGAACAGCCGCAGGAACAGGTTCTCCTGCTCGGAGACGAGGGTGATGGTGCCTTCGGTGGTGCGCAGCGCGGCCCAGTAGGTGTTGGCGTGATAGCCCTTGAACTCCGGGTACTGCCAGGCGCCCGCTCCGGTCGCGGTGCGGTTGTAGTCCTTGCTCCACACGCCGTGGTGCACGCCGCGCATCCGGTTCTTCCAGACCCGGTAGGGCCCGTCCCCCAGCCAGGTCATGCCCAGTACCCGGTTCTCGGGGTAGTCGAGGTTCACGCCGAGGAAGTCGAGCGGTCCGGTGCGGGTGTAGCGGTACTCCAGGCGCACCCACCCGGTGGAGTCCAGCCGCCAGCGCACCTCGTTCAGGTCGCCGCTGTAGGTGGCGTGCACGATGTGGCCGGTGCCGTCGCGGAAGTGGGAGAGGCCGGTCAGCGTCGCCGAGCCTGCCGCCATGGCCGGGCCGTTGGTGAGCGACACGGTGGTCCCGTTTCGGTTGACGCGGGACAGCCTGCCGGACGACTTGGAGATCGTGACCGCCGTGCCGTTGGCGGTCATGGTCACGCTGGTGCTGTCCTCCGTGACGGATGTCGTGCCCCGCCCCGGGACCACGATGCGGCGCGCGAAGTCGGCCGCCTTCTTGATCCGCCAGCTCCAGGTGCCGACCGTGCGGCCGGCGGGGTCCAGGACGTCGACCCTCAGCGTGTCGGCGTCCGCCCACGCGCCGGGCAGACCGAGAGCGACCGAGCCGGTGGCTCCCGGAGCGGTGTTCGGCCCGGCGACGGTCCCCTGCGCGATCACGGTCGGTGTGGTTCCCGAGGTGCCCGGTGCGGCCTGCCTGAGCAGCTGCCAGCTGAGTCGGCAGCCCTGCAGGTTGGTGTGGTCGTAGCGGTTGACGACGTTGACCCGGCCGTCGAAGCCCGTGGGGAAGGTGGTGGTGTAGTAGCCGGGATTGGTGAGCTGGACCGGGGACCAGATGTCTCGGATGGTGTGGAAGGAGGCTTCCTTCTCGCGAAACGGGCCGAGGATGCCGTCCGGGCCGGAGTTGCCGGTTGTGTCGATGGCGCCGCCCCTGTCGTCCCTGCGGAGCCCTTCGTCCACGAACGCCCAGATGAACCCGCCTGCCCGGCGCGCGCCTGCGCCCAGCAGCCCCCAGTAGTCGTTCAGGCCGGCTCCTGCGCCACCGTCGTACAACGCGTGCAGGAACTCGGTCGGCAGGTGGATCGCCGAACCGTTGAGGATCGTCCGGGTGCTGTCGTAGGTCTCGTAGTGGTCGGTGTTGAGACCGCTGAACGTCGCCCACGGGTGGATCACCGGGCGGCGCTGCGGGTCGTGGCGGGCGTAGTCGTCGTCCAGGGCGGTGTTCCAGCCACCCTCGTTGCCGTTGGCCCACATGAGGATCGACGGGTGGTTGACGTCCCGGGTCACCATCGAGGCCACCAGCGGCGCGCCCACGTTCTCGTCGTAGCTCTTCTGCCACCCGGCCAGCTCGTCGATCACGTACAGGCCCAGCTCGTCACACAGGTCCAGGAAGAACGTGTCCGGCGGGTAGTGCGACATCCGCACGGCGTTGTTGTTCATCTCCTTCATCAGGAGGATGTCCGTCCGGGCCAGGCGCGGGCTGGACGCGCGTCCCAGAGTCGGCCAGAACGTGTGCCGGTTGGTGCCCTTGAGGATCACCTTCGACCCGTTGACGTACACGCCGTCACCGGCGCGCACCTCGATCGTGCGGAACCCGAACCGTGCGGTCGTCCCGTGCAGGGGCGTGCCGCCGCTGTTGATGAGCTGCACGTCGACCAGGTACAGGTTCGGTGACTCCGCGGTCCAGGCCTGAGGCGCAGGCACCGAGGTGGTCAGCGTCGCCGTCGTCGCACCCGGCGAGACCGCCGCCGAGAACGGGCCGCCGACCGCGGTGCCGTCGAGCCGCCGCAGTTGTCCTGCCACACGCCCGGTCGCGCTCACCCCCGCCAGGTGCACCTCCATCCGGAACGCGCCGGTGTGCTTGGCGTCGATCGCGACCCTGTCGATCCGCGAGGCGGGGAACGCCTGGAGCGACACGGGCCGGTAGATTCCGCTGAAGTTCCAGTAGTCGCCCCGGCGCTCGGCGTCGTTGACCGAGTTGTTCGCCGACTCCCGGCTGACCGTCACCTCCAGCAGGTTCTCCTGTCCCAACCACAGCAACGACGTCACGTCGTAGCGGAACCGGTAGAACCCGCCCTGGTGGACCGGACCGGCCAGGGTGCCGTTGATCCGCACCTCGGTGTCGGTCATCGAACCGTCGAAGACCACGAAGACCCGCCGCCCCGACCACGTCGAGGGCGGGGTGAAACGACGCCGGTAGAGGCCCTTCTCGTCGGGCCGCAGGTTCCAGCCCCACTGGTAGGTGCCGAAACCGTGGCACTCCCAGTTCGACGGCGTCGGGATGGTGCGCCACACTCCCGCGTTGCGCCCTTCGGTCACCTGGAAGTCCCAGGGGACGGTGTTGTCCGCGTCGGAACCGGTCAGCAGCAGGGTCTCGGTGGCGGGACCTGTGGGTGCGGCCCCGGCTGCGGGCACGCCCAGCGCGCTCACACCCATCGCGGACAGACCCGCCACGCCGATTCCGGTCGCACCCAGCTCCAGGAAGTTGCGACGGTTGATCTCCACGAGAGCCTCCAGGGGGCGTGTCGTCGTCGACACGGTGGAGCGGGGCCGGAGACGAACAGGAATCGACCGGCATCCGACTTCGTGCACGGGATGACCGGGTGTGGAGCGATTCTCGGCCGCCCGGCGTGGTGCTTTCGCAACGTAGCGCACCACTTCCGGCCCGAACAAGGGGTTAGTACCACTCTGAAATCAACTGCCGCCGACACCTGTCGAATTCGACGGACCCGCCTGTCGACTCACCTTCACCGCTCCCCCGGCGGTGCGATCAGGTGGTGCCGGTGATCGCGGCCTTGATGGCGAGCACGGCGGCGGCGCGTGCCCACTCGCCGAAGTCGAACGGTTGTACGTTCAGGTCGATCAGAGCGGGGTCGTCCTCGTAGGTGTCCTCGATGCCGTCGTGGACTCGTTCCTCGGCGAGCTCGTAGAGGGGCAGGCCGTCGCCGGTGAGCAGGATCTTGGCCGGGTCGACGAAGTTGGCCGCGTGTCCGATGAGGACACCGAGTGCGTAGCCGGCCTCAGCGAAGACCTCCAAGGCATCGGGGTCATCGGCCTGTGCCCGTTCGACCGCCTCGTCGTAGGTGGCGCAACCGTCGATTCGGCGCGCGATGACGTGGCTCATCAGGTAGCTGGAGACACAGCCGCGATGACCGTAGCCGCACTGCGGTCCCCCTGGGTCGACGAGGAGGTGGGCGAAGCGAGGCGGCAGGCGGTGTGCGCCCTGGACGAGTTTGCCGTCGATGATCAGACCGGTGCCGACGCCCGCACCGATGGTGATCACCACCATCGACTCCACGCCCGCGCCGGCCCCGAACCAGTGCTCGGCGGCGGTCAACGCCTGGACGTCGTTGTCGGCGGCGACGGGCAGCCCGGTCTCCCCGGTCACCGACTCCGCGAGCGGCACGTCCTCCCAGCCCAAGAAGCCGGCGTTGACGACCACACCGTCGCGAACGACACCGCCCAGCGTGACACCGATCCCGGTCAGCCACGGCCGCTCGGCTGCGAGCTCGGTGATCCGGGCGACGACCTCGGCGGGCTCGTTGGAGCGCAACGGCTGCTCGACCGCGTCGGTCACGGTCGCGGTCAGGTCGACGACGGCGGCGTAGAGGTGGTCGGCGGTGAGCTTCACGCCCAGGAAGTGGTGTGCTTCGCCGCGGACGTGCAGGATCTCCGAGGGACGTCCGGTGGAAGAGCGCAGTTCGGTGCCTCCCTCGGCCAGCAGGCCGTGACCGACGAGCACCCTGGCCGCGCGGGTGAGGGTCGGCCTCGACAAGCGCACCCGCGGGGCGATCTCGGCTCGGGACATGGCCCCGTGGACCAGCACTTCCATCAGCACGTCACGGGCTGCTTCAGGCAGGTCCGGCCACGTCGGCGTGGCATGAACACGAGCTGGTGACGTCACGACGCGACGATACCGTCCGCGGTGACCCCGCCAGTTGCGCCGCGGAGCCTGAATGACCGCGGACTTAGGAGGTACGTCGACCGCACACGGGGAGACGGTGCCGCTCATCGACGGCACCGCAGACGGTGATCACCTGACCTGGAATGCCGCGGTCACCGTGCCGTTCCCCTTGACGCTGCGGTTCGACGTGACGGTCTCGGATGACGAGATGACGGGACAGGTGACCGCCGGCCATCTCCCGCAGTCCTCTGTGGAGGGCCGACGGGCGTGAACCGCGCCGCGGAACCCACTCGGCGCGGTTCACGTTGACCGCGAACCGGCTCGACGCCTTGATGCGGGCCCAGCTGCTCGACGTCCTGGTCACGGCGAAGGACACCAGCGGCGGGTCCATGGACAACGAGGTTAACGATTGGCACGTCAGGCCGACGGAAGTCCCGTCGTGCACGGCGGTGACCACGACGACGCCACTGCAGAAGTGCGACAGCGCCCGGCGGAAGTCGGCGGGAGCGACCATCGTCATGCACGGCGCGACGATCGCCGTCGACGGGAGCATCACCTCGACCCGAGCGGGCTGACTACCCGCGCCCACGAAATCCGTCAGGTGGGTCCGGACAACTCGTGCCACTGCCGCCCGCACCACCTCGCGAACCCACCACACAGGTTCGGGAACGGCTTCAGGGATGTCTCGCGAGCTTTGAGCGACTACCTCTACCTGTACCAGCGGCCGGTGACAGCTCGAACCAACGCGATCGACGTGGTGCAGACCTGGCCGACCGCATTGCGTGAACGGCCGGGGAAACGACAATCCCCGGCCGTTCGCCTACATCAACGGCGGTAGACGCCGAACTCGTACAGCGAGTAGCCCCAGCCCGTACCGCGCTGGGTCGCATGCATGCGCACGTAACGGCCGGTTGCCGTCACGTCGATGGAGTCGACACCGCCGTTGCCGGAGGTTGTGCCGTAGACCGGGCGCCAGCTGTCGCCGTCGTCGGACACCTGGATCTCGTACGCACGGCCGAAAGCGCCTTCCCACACCAGCTGCACGTGCTGGAAGGTGGTCACCGCGCCGAGGTCGACCCGGATCCACTGCGGATCGGCCCAGTCGGTGGCCCAGCGCGAGCCGGCGTTGCCGTCCACCGCGTTGGACGGCGGGAACGGCGCCCCGTCGCCGACCTGTTGGTAGGACGACGCAATTGTGGACTTGCCCTGGGCGACGTTCACCCCGGACGGCTGCGGCGCCACGACCCGGACCGAGCGGGTCTCGATGCCGATGTTGCCCCGGCCGTCCTCGGCCATGACGTACACCTTCCACACGCCCAGCCGGTCCGGCGCGGTGACGGTGAGCCGGTTGCCGTTGACCTGGACCGGCGCCCCTGCCAGACCACCGCTGTTGTCGATGTACTTGCTGTTGAACGCCGCCGACCAGGCGATCGAGTCCCCGTCGGGGTCGCTCGCCGCCACGTCGATCGCCAGCGCTGCGCCTGCCGCTACGGTCTGGGGCAGGTTCATCGCGGAGATCACCGGCGGGGTGTTCGACGGGGTGGCACCGCCGAACGCGCGTTGCACCGAGTAGAACGAGAGCCGCTTCTTGCCCGCGGGAGTGAGGTTGAACCAGACCGCGCCGAAGTCGTACTCCGTGCCGTAGTGGAACAGCGTGCCGCCGAAGGAAACGCCCCTGTGGCCGACGATGCAGTTCCACGCTTGGGTGTAGCCGTCGCGCTTCTGCACGTCAGTCGGCTCCGCGGGCACGCCGTTGGCGTCGTTCGGCACCTCCCACTCCCCCGCCGGGCCCGCCTCGGTGAGGATGTACGGCTTGGTGTGACCGCCGTCGATCCAGTCCTGACGGACCTTGCAGACGTTGCCGTAAGAGTTGACCGAGTAGAGGTCGAGGTCCGGTGCGTGCGCCTTCAGGTAGACCCAAGCACCGGTCCACGCGTCCGTGTTGGTCACCGGGTGGTTTGTGTCGATGGCGTGGATCGCGCGCGCTGCTTCGTTGACGTACTTCGCGTACGCGACGCGCTGGTTCTCCAGCTCAGTGCCGGAGTAGCAGTTCTGCAAGCCCAAAATTGACTCATTGCCCACGTTCCACATCAGGACACCGGCGTGGTCCTTGTAGGCCGTGACCCATTGCCGGATCTGACCGAGCATGTCCGCCTTGTACTGCGTGTCGGTCACATAGTTCACGCATCCGCCAGAGCCAGGACCGCCACCAGGCTGCAGCCAGAAGCCGTTCATCACGCGCAGGCCGTTGGCTGCCGCCGCGTCGAGCAGCGGACGTGTGCTCGCGTCGGTACCCCAGGTGCGCAGCGTGTTCACGCCCATCGACTTCAGCTCCGGCATGTACCGCGCAGCATCCGCGGCCGGCGGGCCCCAGGTCAGGCCCTTCACCGTCCAAGGGTTGCCGTCCACGGTGAGCTGCCAGTTGCCCTGCGACCCGGTCACGCGCACGCCGGTGCCGGGCTGCGGGTTCAAGCCCTGCTCGCCGAAGACTCGGAACTCCCACAACGAGACGCCATAGCCATTGGCGCGCTGAGTCGAGTGCACGCGGACGTAGCGACCGGTACCGCTCACGTCGAAACCTTGCCTGCCACCAGTGCCACCGGAGACGGAGTGAATCGGCGTCCACGAGTCACCGTTGCCTGAAACCTGGATCTCGAACGCTGTCGCGTAGGCCGCCTCCCAGTCGAGCTCGACGCGGGTCACGGACGATGTGGCGCCGAGGTCGACGCGCAGCCACTGCGGGTCGTTCCACGCGCTCGCCCAGCGGGTGCCGGAGTTGCCGTCGACCGCCGCCGCGGCCGGGGTTCCTTCCCCCTCGATGGACGAGGCGGTAACGGGTTTGCCTTGCGACAGCAGCGAGGGCGCGGCGCTGACCGTGCTCGGAGCGACTGCGAGTCCCACTAGCACGGCTATCACCGTGCCGATTGAGCGGAGGCGAAACATTGCGTCTCCTGCAGGGTTGAATGACGGGCGAGATGCGGGAGAGCGCTCTCACAGCCCTGCCGATGGATGTTACGAACAGAAATCGGCGATGTCAACGAGCCTCTTGACACCCCCCGGCGCAGCGGGGACTCTACTTGGGAGAGCGCTCTCCCAGTCGATGGACCAACATCGGCAGGAGGACATTGGTGTCCAGAAAACTCAGCGCGTTGACGATGACAGCTGCTCTGGTGGCGGCCGTGGTGGTGGTCGCGACCAACGCGGCTCAGGCGGACGACCTGGTCACGCACCACGAGTTCCAGGCGAACTGCTCGGTCACGCACCACCTCCCGGACGACCCGATCGTCTTGCCGGGACTGCCGGGCGCGTCGCACCTCCACACGTTCCTCGGCAACCCGACCACCAACGCCCGCACCACCACCGACTCGTTGCGAGCGGGCCAGACCAACTGCAAGACGCCCGACGACAAGTCCGCGTACTGGTTCCCGTCGGTCTACAACGGCGACCAGCTCATCCCGCCGGACTTCCCGCAGGTCATCTACTACAAGTCGGGCATCCTGAAGTACCAGGACGTCGTGCCGTTCCCGCCGGGCATCCGGTTCGTGGTCGGCAGCCCGAGCGCCACCCAGGAGCAGTTCCGCACCGCCCCCGGCGCCGTGGAGGGCTGGGAGTGCGGCGACAGCTTCCACAACTACGACATCCCCGCCTGGTGCCCGCCCGGCACCCAGCTCAACATCCGGTACCAGGCCCCCAGCTGCTGGAACGGCCGCGACCTCGACTCGGCGGACCACAAGTCGCACATGGCCTACCCGGACCGCGCGAGTCTGGTCTGCCCGTCGTCACACCCGGTCGCGGTGCCGATGCTGGAGTTCAAGATGGCGTTCCCGGTGTCCGGTGACATGTCCCGCGTCCGGCTGTCCAGCGGCCGCGGCTACACCTGGCACTACGACTTCATGAACGCCTGGGACGCGCCGACCC from Lentzea guizhouensis harbors:
- a CDS encoding glycosyl hydrolase; translation: MRALRRTGSALLAVVLALPALTLIAAPAVAAPAPLVGVASGRCLDVVGASQAVGTAVDIWDCNSQSNQAWDFSASGELRVFGGARCLDVPNQSTTPGTRLTIHTCTGGTNQKFRLNANGSITATQSGLCLDVQNQATANGTAVVTWTCNGQSNQAFRVGSTVPGPQPCATNPVNPNASAQARKLLCYIQSQYGNHIISGQQESTWIGGPDYEINHIRNNTGKHPAIRALDFGDSKDLAPRAIAWWNAGGIPMIGYHMGAPTKPDTYEGTQMQVSINAVLAPGTAEHQSFMQRLDQAAAMLQQLENAGAAVIWRPFHEAGGTWFWWSKEGGGQYNRLWNYMFNYFTRTKGLDNLVWLHGYNGQPQASFYPGKSVVDIGGADTYAGNGNYDPLTAMYNSVRNIVGSTIPIALHENGPIPDPDRLQSTGTRWVLFGTWHGNHLTQGNSIAHLQKVYNHSYVVTRDELPNLR
- a CDS encoding glycoside hydrolase family 2 protein, giving the protein MEINRRNFLELGATGIGVAGLSAMGVSALGVPAAGAAPTGPATETLLLTGSDADNTVPWDFQVTEGRNAGVWRTIPTPSNWECHGFGTYQWGWNLRPDEKGLYRRRFTPPSTWSGRRVFVVFDGSMTDTEVRINGTLAGPVHQGGFYRFRYDVTSLLWLGQENLLEVTVSRESANNSVNDAERRGDYWNFSGIYRPVSLQAFPASRIDRVAIDAKHTGAFRMEVHLAGVSATGRVAGQLRRLDGTAVGGPFSAAVSPGATTATLTTSVPAPQAWTAESPNLYLVDVQLINSGGTPLHGTTARFGFRTIEVRAGDGVYVNGSKVILKGTNRHTFWPTLGRASSPRLARTDILLMKEMNNNAVRMSHYPPDTFFLDLCDELGLYVIDELAGWQKSYDENVGAPLVASMVTRDVNHPSILMWANGNEGGWNTALDDDYARHDPQRRPVIHPWATFSGLNTDHYETYDSTRTILNGSAIHLPTEFLHALYDGGAGAGLNDYWGLLGAGARRAGGFIWAFVDEGLRRDDRGGAIDTTGNSGPDGILGPFREKEASFHTIRDIWSPVQLTNPGYYTTTFPTGFDGRVNVVNRYDHTNLQGCRLSWQLLRQAAPGTSGTTPTVIAQGTVAGPNTAPGATGSVALGLPGAWADADTLRVDVLDPAGRTVGTWSWRIKKAADFARRIVVPGRGTTSVTEDSTSVTMTANGTAVTISKSSGRLSRVNRNGTTVSLTNGPAMAAGSATLTGLSHFRDGTGHIVHATYSGDLNEVRWRLDSTGWVRLEYRYTRTGPLDFLGVNLDYPENRVLGMTWLGDGPYRVWKNRMRGVHHGVWSKDYNRTATGAGAWQYPEFKGYHANTYWAALRTTEGTITLVSEQENLFLRLFTPDVGASPMSATAPFPSGGISLLDAIPAIGNKFHTADTLGPEGQKFMAGGQYNRTVHFRFTA
- a CDS encoding ROK family transcriptional regulator translates to MTSPARVHATPTWPDLPEAARDVLMEVLVHGAMSRAEIAPRVRLSRPTLTRAARVLVGHGLLAEGGTELRSSTGRPSEILHVRGEAHHFLGVKLTADHLYAAVVDLTATVTDAVEQPLRSNEPAEVVARITELAAERPWLTGIGVTLGGVVRDGVVVNAGFLGWEDVPLAESVTGETGLPVAADNDVQALTAAEHWFGAGAGVESMVVITIGAGVGTGLIIDGKLVQGAHRLPPRFAHLLVDPGGPQCGYGHRGCVSSYLMSHVIARRIDGCATYDEAVERAQADDPDALEVFAEAGYALGVLIGHAANFVDPAKILLTGDGLPLYELAEERVHDGIEDTYEDDPALIDLNVQPFDFGEWARAAAVLAIKAAITGTT
- a CDS encoding flavin reductase family protein — its product is MTCQSLTSLSMDPPLVSFAVTRTSSSWARIKASSRFAVNVNRAEWVPRRGSRPSALHRGLREMAGGHLSRHLVIRDRHVEPQRQGERHGDRGIPGQVITVCGAVDERHRLPVCGRRTS
- a CDS encoding discoidin domain-containing protein, producing MLVGLAVAPSTVSAAPSLLSQGKPVTASSIEGEGTPAAAAVDGNSGTRWASAWNDPQWLRVDLGATSSVTRVELDWEAAYATAFEIQVSGNGDSWTPIHSVSGGTGGRQGFDVSGTGRYVRVHSTQRANGYGVSLWEFRVFGEQGLNPQPGTGVRVTGSQGNWQLTVDGNPWTVKGLTWGPPAADAARYMPELKSMGVNTLRTWGTDASTRPLLDAAAANGLRVMNGFWLQPGGGPGSGGCVNYVTDTQYKADMLGQIRQWVTAYKDHAGVLMWNVGNESILGLQNCYSGTELENQRVAYAKYVNEAARAIHAIDTNHPVTNTDAWTGAWVYLKAHAPDLDLYSVNSYGNVCKVRQDWIDGGHTKPYILTEAGPAGEWEVPNDANGVPAEPTDVQKRDGYTQAWNCIVGHRGVSFGGTLFHYGTEYDFGAVWFNLTPAGKKRLSFYSVQRAFGGATPSNTPPVISAMNLPQTVAAGAALAIDVAASDPDGDSIAWSAAFNSKYIDNSGGLAGAPVQVNGNRLTVTAPDRLGVWKVYVMAEDGRGNIGIETRSVRVVAPQPSGVNVAQGKSTIASSYQQVGDGAPFPPSNAVDGNAGSRWATDWADPQWIRVDLGAVTTFQHVQLVWEGAFGRAYEIQVSDDGDSWRPVYGTTSGNGGVDSIDVTATGRYVRMHATQRGTGWGYSLYEFGVYRR
- a CDS encoding DUF1996 domain-containing protein, with the translated sequence MSRKLSALTMTAALVAAVVVVATNAAQADDLVTHHEFQANCSVTHHLPDDPIVLPGLPGASHLHTFLGNPTTNARTTTDSLRAGQTNCKTPDDKSAYWFPSVYNGDQLIPPDFPQVIYYKSGILKYQDVVPFPPGIRFVVGSPSATQEQFRTAPGAVEGWECGDSFHNYDIPAWCPPGTQLNIRYQAPSCWNGRDLDSADHKSHMAYPDRASLVCPSSHPVAVPMLEFKMAFPVSGDMSRVRLSSGRGYTWHYDFMNAWDAPTQAALVRHCVNGGLQCDPRGYDLYKPHRGAALGPDYRLPR